A genomic window from Algoriphagus sp. Y33 includes:
- a CDS encoding PepSY domain-containing protein yields MSKRNYNVFFNTHTVSGIVISIGLYVIFFAGAFSLFMESIDQWESNVKEEGVKVMDYDQTIAQAAAAGYDMHGRSLSMYYHDNHVNIYSGALSDSTLKKSELDLLPDSEASGALDLQLDEKTYQNSSLAESEEQHNSLGNFLYELHFFDQIPTYGIYLAGLVSVFFLFATITGVIVHWKKIGSNFFTFRIKGSLKNLWTDAHAALGVIGLPFQVMYAITGAIFCLLILFAGPFSEIVYQGDEQALYNDLYPSFMKGKIPIGGYSPEKISINEQVRRALAEFSQGEVKDVYTEVHNYHDQNAHVEILIGTHKKDGFFNYAKFIYRLADGKLVEYKPTDTSPPYAAASWDFIHIIHFGNFGGIIVKILYFLVALLTCVVIVSGVMVWLSARSSKAYSHRARFTQNVGAIYLGSCLGLYPAIAVMFLLTKTFPTEMEHRFEWISWLFLVFWIGYTAYSFLIKDNFKINRNSLLIAGSIGVLIPVFNGFHSGLWFWKSFTLGYSSSFFVDITWLLCGGLTLLIGLRLGGKRETGRGDSPGFSKPSKIAEKEMVKSGSLI; encoded by the coding sequence ATGAGCAAGCGTAATTACAATGTGTTTTTCAACACCCACACCGTAAGCGGAATAGTCATAAGCATAGGTCTGTACGTGATATTCTTTGCAGGTGCCTTTTCCCTTTTTATGGAAAGCATTGACCAGTGGGAGTCAAATGTAAAAGAAGAAGGCGTCAAGGTAATGGATTATGACCAGACCATTGCCCAGGCCGCGGCTGCAGGATATGACATGCATGGGAGGTCTCTGAGCATGTACTACCACGACAACCACGTTAACATTTATTCGGGTGCTTTGTCGGACAGCACCCTAAAGAAAAGCGAACTGGACTTACTTCCGGACTCGGAGGCGAGCGGAGCGTTAGACTTACAGTTGGACGAGAAAACCTATCAGAATTCAAGTCTAGCCGAAAGCGAAGAACAGCACAATTCCCTGGGGAACTTCTTATACGAACTCCACTTTTTCGATCAGATACCCACTTATGGAATATATCTGGCAGGTTTGGTATCTGTTTTCTTTCTATTTGCCACCATCACTGGTGTGATTGTCCACTGGAAAAAAATTGGATCAAACTTTTTTACGTTTCGGATCAAGGGCTCTCTTAAAAACCTCTGGACTGATGCCCATGCAGCGTTGGGAGTGATAGGACTTCCCTTTCAGGTTATGTATGCCATTACCGGGGCTATATTTTGTCTTTTGATATTATTTGCAGGGCCATTTTCGGAAATTGTCTATCAAGGTGACGAGCAGGCTTTATACAATGACCTATACCCGTCTTTTATGAAGGGTAAAATTCCGATAGGGGGCTATAGCCCAGAAAAAATTTCAATCAATGAGCAGGTAAGAAGGGCCCTGGCGGAATTTTCGCAGGGTGAGGTTAAAGATGTGTATACGGAAGTCCACAATTACCATGATCAGAATGCACATGTGGAAATTTTAATCGGAACACACAAGAAGGACGGTTTTTTCAACTATGCCAAATTCATCTATCGCCTTGCAGATGGGAAGCTGGTGGAATATAAACCAACAGATACTTCTCCTCCTTATGCGGCAGCATCCTGGGACTTTATCCATATTATTCACTTTGGCAATTTCGGAGGAATCATCGTAAAGATTTTGTACTTCCTTGTGGCTTTGCTGACCTGTGTAGTTATTGTCTCAGGAGTGATGGTTTGGCTTTCTGCCCGCAGTAGTAAGGCCTATTCCCATCGAGCCCGGTTTACGCAGAATGTGGGAGCTATCTATCTGGGTTCCTGTCTTGGACTTTACCCGGCGATTGCTGTGATGTTTCTGCTGACCAAAACATTTCCGACAGAAATGGAACACCGGTTTGAGTGGATCAGCTGGTTGTTCCTAGTTTTCTGGATCGGATATACCGCCTATTCCTTCCTGATTAAAGACAACTTCAAAATCAACCGGAACTCACTGTTGATTGCCGGTTCAATCGGCGTATTGATCCCGGTATTTAATGGTTTTCATTCCGGTTTATGGTTCTGGAAATCCTTCACACTTGGGTATTCCAGTTCATTCTTTGTAGATATTACCTGGTTGCTTTGTGGCGGCCTTACCCTGTTGATTGGTTTGAGACTTGGAGGGAAAAGAGAAACGGGGAGAGGGGACTCTCCGGGTTTTTCCAAGCCTTCCAAAATTGCTGAAAAGGAAATGGTAAAGTCGGGAAGCCTAATCTAG
- a CDS encoding TonB-dependent receptor produces the protein MNLKLLLLIFIVHLSAYSAFSQVFLPTLRGTVVNELNQPLKDVVLYLNPSSQVVFSDDHGDFSFNGLEPGDYQLSATMLGYSPSTRSVTVVSGRNEPVRLQLHESDGQLEEVVITGESESTIIEKRGFSVSAIETQKIKAQSLELNNVLGRSAGIRVRKSGGTGSDFSYSLDGMSGNAIRFFIDGIPMDYFGSSYSINNMPIALIDRVDVYKGVVPVELGSDALGGAINLVTNQDISNYASASYSFGSFNTHQAALHGQWRFGSGLTTRMSTFYTYSDNNYKVWGKGVHYADASTGYKAVEFTEENPAERFNDDFQTASVKFDVGFTNKKWADQLFVSLLASDQKRGVQTGQTMAYVYGEMRNNETVLMPSLSYQKKDLGVDGLDVTAFAAYSITEGTLVDTTTARYDWRGIRIGTNISGGEMGRNGKSQYTQTDQSQIYRFNGTYRLPSDFQLGLNYLYTSTRRTGEDPFSPVYRIPYLEPQNVGSHFTGLSLETVKFGDRLHANVFLKHYAYNSSINDVVYTTEYEVINYQNKVSNWGGGLAVSYQVFPTLLLKTSVEQATRMPNPTEALGDGVTIVNNPLIKPEQSFNTNIGAVLGRYGLGSNHGVKVALNTFYRDVKDQLLFTIISGQGEGLYQNINKVSGTGAEIDVIYDYDQKLKVNLNGTYLDLRNNLKIDENGRNNILFGDRLRNTPYFMANAGLEYSMGDVFQKGSNLFTYLNSAYVHRFFLGWPSLGNQDNKNFIPSQLVFDAGIGYTFPSQKLILALDVSNIFNEQVFDNYLLQKPGIAFFFKINYQITQ, from the coding sequence TTGAATTTGAAACTTCTCCTGCTAATTTTTATAGTTCACCTTTCAGCTTATTCAGCTTTTTCCCAAGTGTTTTTACCTACACTTCGGGGAACTGTAGTGAATGAACTCAATCAGCCGCTAAAGGACGTTGTACTTTATCTAAATCCATCCAGTCAGGTAGTGTTTTCTGATGACCATGGAGATTTTAGTTTCAATGGCCTTGAGCCTGGTGACTACCAATTGAGCGCGACCATGCTAGGCTACTCACCTTCCACTCGGTCTGTGACTGTGGTATCCGGCAGAAATGAACCCGTCAGATTACAACTGCATGAAAGCGACGGTCAGTTGGAGGAGGTAGTAATTACCGGTGAAAGTGAATCGACGATAATAGAGAAAAGGGGATTCAGTGTATCCGCCATAGAAACGCAGAAAATCAAAGCGCAAAGCCTTGAACTAAACAATGTTTTGGGAAGGTCAGCCGGTATACGGGTAAGAAAATCGGGAGGGACAGGATCGGATTTCAGCTATTCGTTGGATGGAATGTCAGGAAATGCTATCCGTTTCTTTATTGATGGCATACCCATGGACTATTTTGGATCATCCTATTCGATCAACAATATGCCGATTGCTCTTATTGACCGGGTAGATGTTTATAAAGGTGTTGTGCCGGTAGAGTTAGGGTCCGATGCTTTGGGAGGGGCTATCAATCTTGTGACCAATCAAGATATTTCAAATTATGCCTCCGCTTCCTATTCTTTTGGTTCATTCAATACGCATCAGGCAGCTTTGCATGGACAGTGGAGATTCGGATCCGGTCTTACTACCCGTATGTCCACCTTTTATACCTACTCGGATAACAACTATAAGGTCTGGGGAAAAGGAGTTCATTATGCGGATGCTTCCACCGGTTATAAAGCGGTAGAGTTTACCGAAGAAAATCCAGCAGAACGCTTCAATGACGACTTTCAGACTGCAAGTGTGAAGTTTGATGTTGGATTTACCAATAAAAAATGGGCTGATCAATTGTTTGTTTCCCTACTTGCCTCCGATCAGAAAAGGGGGGTGCAAACCGGACAGACCATGGCCTATGTATATGGTGAAATGCGCAACAACGAGACGGTGCTGATGCCTAGCTTATCCTATCAAAAAAAGGACTTGGGTGTAGATGGATTGGATGTCACAGCTTTTGCTGCTTATTCTATCACCGAAGGCACCTTGGTGGATACGACTACTGCCCGGTATGATTGGAGAGGAATCCGGATAGGAACAAATATTTCAGGCGGGGAAATGGGGCGTAACGGAAAGTCTCAATATACCCAAACCGATCAGTCACAAATTTACAGATTCAATGGTACCTACCGGTTGCCATCGGATTTCCAATTGGGGCTGAATTACTTATATACAAGCACCAGACGGACGGGAGAAGATCCTTTCAGCCCGGTTTATAGAATTCCGTATCTGGAGCCCCAGAATGTAGGTTCCCATTTTACGGGGCTGTCACTTGAGACTGTGAAATTCGGCGATAGACTCCATGCCAACGTTTTCTTAAAGCACTATGCCTATAACTCATCCATCAATGATGTGGTTTATACCACAGAATATGAAGTAATCAACTATCAGAATAAGGTGTCCAACTGGGGAGGGGGGCTTGCAGTATCTTATCAGGTTTTCCCCACACTTTTGCTCAAGACCTCCGTGGAACAAGCCACCAGAATGCCAAACCCAACAGAAGCACTGGGAGACGGAGTGACCATAGTCAATAATCCGCTGATCAAGCCGGAGCAAAGTTTCAACACAAATATCGGAGCCGTGCTGGGAAGATACGGGCTTGGATCCAACCATGGGGTCAAAGTTGCGCTGAATACTTTTTACAGGGATGTAAAAGACCAATTGTTGTTTACAATCATCAGTGGCCAGGGTGAAGGCCTATACCAAAACATAAACAAGGTGTCAGGTACAGGTGCTGAAATAGATGTGATATATGATTATGACCAAAAATTGAAGGTAAACCTGAATGGAACTTACCTGGATCTCAGAAACAACCTGAAAATAGACGAAAATGGAAGAAACAACATCCTATTTGGAGACCGACTGAGAAACACTCCTTATTTCATGGCAAATGCGGGGCTGGAATACAGCATGGGGGATGTATTTCAAAAAGGATCCAACTTGTTCACCTACTTAAACTCAGCTTATGTACACCGGTTCTTCCTTGGGTGGCCCAGTCTGGGAAATCAGGACAACAAGAATTTCATTCCATCACAACTTGTTTTCGATGCCGGGATAGGATACACTTTTCCTTCCCAAAAACTGATACTTGCCCTTGATGTGTCCAACATCTTCAATGAGCAGGTCTTCGATAATTACCTGCTCCAAAAACCTGGAATAGCATTCTTCTTTAAAATCAACTATCAAATAACACAATAA